In Elusimicrobiaceae bacterium, one DNA window encodes the following:
- a CDS encoding 50S ribosomal protein L18, which produces MATKQERYQFRKDRSRKHLLASCGAHRPRLSVYRSLKYIYAQIIDDNTHSTLVSATTLSKELEGKFEASGKSVEAAKALGAVIAKKALEKGITEVMFDRGGRVYHGRIKALADAAREAGLKF; this is translated from the coding sequence ATGGCTACTAAACAAGAAAGATATCAATTCAGAAAAGACAGAAGCCGCAAACACTTGTTGGCCTCCTGCGGTGCTCACCGCCCGCGCTTGTCTGTTTACAGAAGCTTGAAATATATCTACGCCCAAATTATTGATGACAATACCCACAGCACCTTGGTGTCTGCTACCACGTTGTCTAAAGAATTGGAAGGCAAATTTGAAGCCTCCGGTAAAAGCGTAGAAGCCGCCAAAGCCTTAGGCGCAGTCATCGCCAAGAAAGCTTTGGAAAAAGGTATTACCGAAGTCATGTTCGACCGCGGCGGCCGCGTTTATCACGGCAGAATCAAAGCCTTGGCCGATGCCGCTAGAGAAGCCGGCTTGAAATTCTAA